A genomic stretch from Pseudomonas alkylphenolica includes:
- a CDS encoding carbohydrate porin translates to MPLIHRFRLSPATRTLFSGLAIASLAPSAQAAAMFASDSPWMLGDWGGTRTELAERGYDFTLGYTGEMGANLHGGYDDDQTARYSGQFALGTHLDLQKILGWHDAEFQLTVTQRHGDNISNDRINDPRVGGFTSAQEVWGRGQTWRLTQMWIKQKYFDGALDVKFGRFGQGEDFNSFPCDFQNLAFCGSQVGNWAGDIWYNWPVSQWALRVKYNLTPELYAQIGAYEQNPSNLDRGNGFKLSGSGTQGAVIPVELVWSPAVNGLPGEYRAGYYYSNAKATDVYKDSNGQPAALSGQAYRSSSSKHGFWLGAQQQLTSQASDHSRGLSVFANATLHDKKTNAIDNYVSAGVVYKGPFDARAKDDIGFALARVHVNPAYRKNAKALNEANGVSDYDDPLFRPIQDTEYSAELYYGIHLADWLTVRPNLQYIRHPGGVNQVDDALIGGIKIQSNF, encoded by the coding sequence ATGCCTCTGATTCATCGTTTCCGCCTTTCCCCCGCCACCCGGACGCTGTTTTCGGGTCTGGCCATCGCCAGCCTCGCCCCCAGCGCCCAGGCCGCCGCGATGTTCGCCAGCGACTCGCCATGGATGCTCGGCGATTGGGGCGGCACCCGCACGGAGCTGGCTGAACGCGGCTACGACTTCACCCTCGGTTACACCGGCGAGATGGGCGCCAACCTGCACGGCGGCTATGACGACGACCAAACGGCGCGCTACAGCGGCCAGTTCGCCCTCGGCACGCACCTGGACCTGCAGAAGATCCTCGGCTGGCACGACGCCGAGTTCCAGCTCACCGTCACCCAGCGCCACGGCGACAACATCAGCAACGACCGCATCAACGATCCACGGGTCGGCGGCTTTACCTCGGCCCAGGAAGTCTGGGGTCGTGGCCAGACCTGGCGGCTGACCCAGATGTGGATCAAGCAGAAATATTTCGATGGCGCGCTGGATGTGAAATTCGGCCGTTTCGGTCAAGGTGAAGACTTCAACAGCTTCCCCTGCGACTTCCAGAACCTGGCCTTCTGCGGCTCCCAGGTAGGTAACTGGGCCGGTGATATCTGGTACAACTGGCCAGTCAGCCAGTGGGCCCTGCGGGTCAAATACAACCTCACCCCCGAGCTCTACGCGCAGATCGGCGCCTACGAGCAAAACCCTTCGAACCTGGACCGTGGCAACGGCTTCAAGCTCAGCGGCAGCGGCACTCAGGGCGCGGTGATCCCGGTCGAGCTGGTCTGGAGCCCGGCGGTCAATGGCCTGCCAGGGGAATATCGCGCCGGTTACTACTACAGTAATGCCAAGGCAACTGATGTCTACAAGGACAGCAACGGCCAACCGGCAGCACTGAGCGGCCAGGCTTATCGCAGCAGTTCGAGCAAGCACGGCTTCTGGCTCGGTGCCCAGCAACAGTTGACGTCGCAGGCTTCCGACCACTCCCGTGGCCTGAGCGTGTTCGCCAACGCCACGTTGCACGACAAGAAGACCAATGCCATCGACAACTATGTTTCGGCAGGTGTGGTGTACAAGGGGCCCTTCGACGCCCGCGCCAAGGACGACATCGGTTTCGCCCTGGCCCGCGTGCACGTCAACCCCGCCTACCGCAAGAACGCCAAAGCGCTCAATGAGGCCAACGGTGTCAGCGACTACGACGATCCCCTGTTCCGTCCAATCCAGGACACCGAGTACAGCGCCGAGCTGTACTACGGCATTCACCTGGCCGACTGGCTGACCGTGCGCCCGAACCTGCAGTACATCCGCCACCCCGGTGGCGTGAACCAGGTCGACGACGCGCTGATCGGCGGGATCAAGATCCAGAGCAATTTTTAA
- a CDS encoding TonB-dependent receptor — translation MRRLPLRLSPFTAALWLASPLSQAVELQPQVITANPLGNSELAAPTTVLEGDALALQQKGSLGQTLNNQPGVASTWFGPGASRPVIRGLDGDRIRILRNGVGALDASSLSYDHAVPLDPATVDRIEIVRGPAALLYGGNAIGGVVNSFDNRIPTDPVDGIHGAGELRYGGADTTRSSAGKLEAGDGRFALHLDANSRQFNDLRIPGYARSSKVRDADEPGSKHRLENSDGRQDGGAVGGSYHWDHGYTGLSYSRYDSNYGSVAEPGVRLDMQQDHYGFASELRDLDGPFSALKFDVGYTDYQHREMEGGEVHTTFKNKGYEARVEARHQPWGPVEGVIGAQVSRNEFSALGEEAFVPQSDTNSLALFMLEQWQASERLNLSLGGRLEHTRIDPDSQGSERFAQADSASSFTAASLSSGAVYTLTPIWSLVTTLGYTERAPTFYELYANGAHVATGTFEVGDPNLSKEKAISSDLALRFDNGVHKGSVGVFYSHFRNYIGLLASGNMREGHDHGHDHGDEDHDHDHDHDHAGDVPEYLYKGVRARFYGFEAQDRWQLAQNHLGSFALELSGDYTRAKNLDSGEDLPRIAPLRLNSGLLWERERWQARVDVQHASAQHRKPDNETSTDGYTTLGASLGYRFDIGQSQWLAFVRAENLTDQTVRYASSILRDIAPAPGRSVEVGLRTSF, via the coding sequence ATGCGTCGCTTGCCCCTTCGACTCTCCCCTTTCACTGCCGCCCTTTGGCTCGCATCACCCCTGAGCCAGGCCGTGGAGTTGCAGCCCCAGGTCATCACCGCCAACCCGCTGGGCAACAGCGAACTGGCCGCGCCCACCACCGTACTCGAAGGTGACGCGCTGGCCCTGCAACAAAAAGGCAGTCTCGGCCAAACCCTGAACAACCAGCCCGGCGTCGCCTCGACCTGGTTCGGTCCCGGCGCCAGCCGTCCGGTGATTCGTGGTCTGGACGGCGATCGCATTCGCATTCTGCGCAATGGCGTCGGCGCTCTGGACGCCTCATCGTTGTCCTACGATCACGCCGTACCGCTGGACCCGGCCACCGTAGATCGCATCGAAATCGTCCGCGGCCCGGCCGCCCTGCTCTACGGTGGCAACGCCATTGGTGGCGTGGTCAACAGCTTCGACAACCGCATCCCCACCGATCCCGTCGACGGCATTCATGGCGCTGGCGAATTGCGCTACGGCGGTGCCGACACCACACGTAGCAGCGCCGGCAAGCTGGAAGCCGGCGATGGCCGCTTTGCCTTGCATCTGGACGCCAACAGCCGGCAATTCAACGACCTGCGCATCCCCGGCTACGCCCGCAGCTCCAAGGTCCGCGACGCCGATGAACCGGGCAGCAAGCATCGCCTGGAAAACAGCGACGGCCGCCAGGATGGCGGTGCTGTCGGCGGTTCCTATCATTGGGATCACGGCTACACCGGCCTGTCCTACAGCCGCTACGACTCGAACTATGGCTCAGTGGCCGAACCCGGCGTGCGCCTGGACATGCAACAGGATCACTACGGTTTCGCCTCCGAGCTGCGCGACCTCGATGGTCCCTTCAGCGCACTGAAGTTCGACGTCGGCTACACCGATTACCAGCATCGTGAAATGGAAGGCGGCGAAGTGCACACCACCTTCAAGAACAAGGGTTACGAAGCACGGGTCGAAGCACGGCATCAGCCCTGGGGGCCGGTGGAAGGCGTGATCGGCGCGCAGGTCAGCCGCAACGAGTTTTCCGCCCTCGGTGAGGAGGCCTTCGTCCCGCAAAGCGATACCAATAGCCTGGCGCTGTTCATGCTCGAACAATGGCAAGCCAGCGAGCGCCTCAACCTGAGCCTGGGTGGACGCCTGGAACACACCCGCATCGACCCCGACAGCCAGGGCAGCGAGCGATTCGCCCAGGCCGACAGTGCCAGCAGTTTCACTGCCGCCAGCCTGTCATCCGGTGCGGTCTATACGCTGACGCCGATCTGGTCGCTGGTCACGACCCTGGGTTATACCGAACGCGCACCGACCTTCTACGAGCTGTATGCCAATGGCGCCCACGTTGCCACCGGCACGTTTGAAGTCGGCGATCCGAACCTGAGCAAAGAAAAAGCGATTTCCAGCGACCTGGCCCTGCGCTTCGACAACGGCGTGCACAAAGGCAGTGTCGGGGTGTTCTACAGCCACTTCCGCAACTACATCGGCCTGCTGGCCAGCGGCAATATGCGCGAAGGCCATGACCACGGTCATGACCATGGCGATGAAGACCACGACCATGATCACGATCATGACCACGCCGGTGACGTGCCCGAGTACCTGTACAAAGGTGTGCGGGCGCGCTTCTACGGCTTCGAGGCCCAGGATCGCTGGCAGCTGGCGCAAAACCACTTGGGCAGCTTTGCCCTGGAACTGTCCGGCGACTACACCCGGGCCAAGAACCTGGACAGCGGCGAAGACCTGCCACGCATTGCTCCGCTGCGCCTGAACAGCGGCCTGCTGTGGGAACGGGAGCGCTGGCAGGCCCGAGTTGATGTGCAGCACGCCAGCGCCCAGCATCGCAAACCGGACAATGAAACCAGTACCGATGGCTATACCACCCTGGGCGCCAGCCTTGGCTATCGCTTTGATATCGGTCAGAGCCAGTGGTTGGCCTTTGTGCGCGCAGAGAACCTCACCGACCAGACCGTGCGCTATGCCAGCTCCATCCTGCGTGATATCGCGCCGGCGCCGGGGCGCAGTGTCGAGGTAGGCCTGCGTACATCCTTCTGA
- a CDS encoding VF530 family DNA-binding protein, which yields MTTANPNPLHGVTLEQILTALVEHYQWQGLAERIDIRCFKSDPSIKSSLTFLRRTPWAREKVERLYLKLQRGR from the coding sequence ATGACCACCGCCAACCCCAATCCGCTGCATGGCGTGACCCTGGAGCAGATCCTCACCGCACTGGTAGAGCACTACCAATGGCAAGGGCTGGCCGAGCGCATCGATATCCGCTGCTTCAAGAGCGATCCGAGCATCAAGTCGAGCCTGACTTTCCTGCGCCGCACCCCCTGGGCCCGAGAGAAAGTCGAGCGTCTGTACCTGAAGCTGCAGCGCGGCCGCTGA
- a CDS encoding Pr6Pr family membrane protein gives MVRREVVIGLAACLGWSALAIQLYLVLWVRWQEQASLIGGLVNFFSYFTVLSNTLVAVVLSQAAFGRESAARRWFLGPAVSSGIAVSIALVGLAYSLLLRHLWQPQGWQWLADELLHDVMPLLFVGYWWCCVEKGSLRLRHLLAWLLYPAGYFAYALLRGESIGVYPYPFIDVASLGYGQVLLNALAILFGFIAIGLLILGLDHWQGGRLAKARTQP, from the coding sequence ATGGTCCGGCGCGAGGTCGTGATCGGCCTGGCCGCCTGCCTGGGTTGGAGCGCACTGGCGATCCAGCTGTACCTGGTGCTGTGGGTGCGTTGGCAGGAGCAGGCCAGCCTGATCGGCGGCCTGGTGAACTTCTTCAGCTATTTCACCGTGCTGAGCAATACCCTGGTCGCCGTGGTGCTCAGCCAGGCGGCATTCGGCCGCGAGTCTGCGGCGCGGCGCTGGTTTCTCGGTCCGGCAGTCAGTTCGGGTATTGCCGTCAGTATTGCCCTGGTCGGTCTGGCCTATAGCCTGTTGTTGCGCCATCTGTGGCAACCGCAGGGCTGGCAGTGGCTGGCCGATGAGCTGCTGCACGATGTCATGCCGTTGCTGTTCGTCGGCTATTGGTGGTGCTGCGTGGAGAAAGGCAGCCTGCGGCTCAGGCATCTGTTGGCCTGGTTGCTGTATCCGGCGGGGTATTTTGCTTATGCGCTGCTGCGCGGAGAGTCGATAGGGGTCTATCCCTATCCGTTCATCGATGTCGCAAGCCTTGGCTATGGGCAGGTGCTGCTCAATGCCTTGGCGATTCTGTTCGGCTTCATTGCCATCGGCCTGCTGATACTGGGCCTGGATCATTGGCAGGGCGGGCGCCTGGCCAAGGCCAGGACGCAACCCTGA
- a CDS encoding siderophore-interacting protein produces the protein MSASENTAIHRVNHEIKHRRLDVLRVTELTPRMRRITLGGAQLQGFTSVGSDDHVKLMFACSAEEQAALDNLDFSRDGLRPTMREYTPRRIDLVAGELDIDFVLHGDGPASTWAAQAEVGQVLNIAGPRSSMVVPDIFDSYLLIGDETAIPAIARRLEELPATRKVLAVIEIENAEEQQPLASQAQVQVIWVQRHQQDLLEVVKDLTLPEGQLYAWVALEKALTRKTKRLLIDEKGVNENLIKAAAYWRLDPHDDE, from the coding sequence ATGAGTGCCAGCGAAAACACCGCAATTCATCGCGTCAATCATGAGATCAAACACCGCCGCCTGGATGTGCTGCGGGTCACCGAACTGACCCCGCGCATGCGCCGTATCACCTTGGGCGGAGCGCAACTGCAAGGCTTCACCAGTGTCGGCAGCGACGATCACGTCAAACTGATGTTCGCCTGTTCGGCAGAAGAACAGGCGGCGCTGGACAACCTCGACTTCAGTCGCGACGGCCTGCGCCCGACCATGCGCGAATACACCCCACGGCGTATCGATCTGGTAGCCGGTGAGCTGGATATCGATTTCGTCCTGCACGGCGACGGCCCTGCGTCGACCTGGGCAGCCCAGGCGGAGGTCGGCCAGGTGCTCAACATTGCCGGCCCACGCAGCTCGATGGTGGTGCCGGACATCTTCGACAGCTATTTGCTGATCGGCGATGAAACCGCGATCCCGGCCATTGCCCGGCGCCTGGAAGAACTGCCGGCCACGCGCAAGGTGTTGGCGGTTATCGAGATCGAAAACGCCGAAGAACAACAGCCTCTGGCGAGCCAGGCACAGGTGCAAGTGATCTGGGTCCAGCGGCACCAGCAGGATCTGCTGGAGGTGGTGAAGGATCTGACCCTGCCTGAAGGTCAGCTTTACGCGTGGGTTGCCCTGGAAAAAGCCCTGACCCGCAAGACCAAGCGCCTGTTGATCGACGAAAAAGGCGTCAACGAAAACCTGATCAAGGCCGCCGCCTACTGGCGCCTCGACCCGCACGACGACGAATAA